GCTGTGACGCAGCAGAAGTGGAGAAGTTTCTCACACCGTGGCTGATTCCAGCCTGAATTAGCTTTTGCTTCCAaatttcaacttcttttttcaagttttcattttcttgttttaatgtTGACAATAAAGTGGGAGCTGCACTATTTTGAGTTCTCTCCAGCTGCAGCAACTAGAGGCCGAcccaataacaaaaaaaaagaaaacaagaaaatgggaaagtTTTCACACAGCAATGTAGTTTTTAAAGCACGTTAAATACTTATCTTCCGTTTTCCAGAAAGCGACAGGGAAAATTGTGTATTTTCACTTGACATACCTcgttttttaatgtaaatatCAAACTCTCAGCAGCTATGGCTTTCTGTTCCAGTTGCAGCAATATTCTCGTGGCCGAAGACATGATTTTATGCAATTACAAAATTGATGTAATTCACGATTTGTTTCGAATGTTGCTCGAGGATTAGGGCCTACGACAAGACGAAATGATCAACAAGCATGGTACTGATACTGCACTGTACTGTACAACAAGCGAAACTGCTTTTTCTATCGATTAATAGTTTATCAATTATCATACGATACCTTATTTCCTGCCGGAGTGAGCAGACGTCCTTTGACGTTTGAAAACAAGTGTTGGTTGAATGTTGTTCGATTAGTTGTTTGTAGATGTGGTACGATTTGCCAATATTTCTATTTGCCAGCAAAAGCTGATATTCTTTGCAAGAAAATAGTAATGGCCCAACACTCCATTgattcattttccattttggaTAGGAAAGCTGATACCAGTGATGGCAAATTTGAAGTTCCATCATGTAATCCGTCAACATCCTGTGAAGATGGAAGTTCGACAATGGGATCGGCAACAGAAGAAACCCTACCAAATCAAGCATCCTACGAGTTTAACACTTCAGTCATGTTACCAACTTTAACAAAGTGTAGCAGGATTAATACCTTATCTGAAGAATCAAAAGTGGCACAAGAAGAAATTATATCTCATGTGGCAAATTGTTCTGAAGAAGTTTTTCAGAGAATACAGCATCGAGATGAGCCAACACTTTCAATTCAGCAGAAAAAAGAGATTGTAACATCATTGCTAAACTCCAGtccttcaaattttcttgttaGATTTGGAAAATTCTTGGAGACAAGCCATTTGAATTACTTTCATCAGTATCATGATAGCTATGAAGTTTCTTATTATCTCCAACAGTTGAACAAAGAATCTAAGGCACAGGAAATGAGCGTCAAAAATCGTCGTTTCCATGCAATGAATGAATTgataaaagaaggaaaatacTTCAGTATGAATGAAATGAGGAAAAGAAATCCAATCCTCTTTCATGAACTTATTGAGAAGTACATGACATCTGAAGAAAAGAGGTCTCTGGAACAAGACCAGCCAAAACTATGTAATCTATCCACCATGTTCATGGCCCACATAGATGGAGATCAAACATGTTCCAAAAGAAGGAATGAACAACTAGCCAATCAGTCAGCATGGGATGAAGCTTTAGCtcatgatgaagaagaagaggatgaagatatagatcaaaatgaaaaggagtTCTTTCGAGATGAATTTATATCAGGTATAACTTAATAGTTCTTACTGGCGGCAaaaattataacttttttcATAGGTATGTACAGCAGCTTTCTTCAAGGGCATGACGAGGAATTCGACTACAGCAAAATCGATGCTTCGAATCATAACGACATAATTTCTGAAAGAGACGCAGAAGAAAGATATTTTGACAGTGACTAACATATAACAATTTGGAATTTAATATCTTGTATAAAATGATCTTTAAGTATCTCACGTATTCTGCTCCAACATTGCCcgtttgaaaaagtattgGTGTTGTATAGCTTGTCTCTCTTACCTGTGAGGGCTCATTAAGCAATTAATTTTGAACCAGAACTTTTTTAATACCAGGAGTAAACAGATCTATGCCTGATATATCTTAAGTCGTATAGTGTAATTAATGCTTATAGACAGCCCAGCATGGGAACATGCGGCCACACTTAGCATTTAAGGAAGAGTTCTCGTGACTCGTGTGTTAACAATTCTTCCTCGGTTGATTCAAAATTTGGGCTCGTGCTTATCGGGTAACTTGGGCAACCCAATGGGAGTGGAGAGCGCCGGTTTCTACTCCACGCTACATCGGGTTTCCAGAGGGTACGAAAAAGCACTACACCGATGACCCCGTTGTCTTTCAAGTTTTTCGTGTTACAAATTATATTGTTTTCGTCATTTTGGGAGATAAGGGATAACAAGAATAAAGTTACAGCACTTCAAttttccatccaatcattGCATGCAATCCAAACTCTCTAATCGTTGTGACTGTCACTCTTTCCTTCGATAAATTCATGATCACCATCGTTCATTAGCCCTGCTCTATACCAAGAGCGTAAACATACAAGAGCTTCAGCAGCCTCAGGATTCAGATTCATTCCTGCAAAATCGAATAAATCTTTGCCAGCGCTGAACGTTCTCTCACTAGCCGCAGTTGTAGCAGGAATAGATAGCAAGTCTTTAGCCATTGCGCAGAGCCTTGGCCATCGACTTGATCTGTTGGACCAATACTCAAAAACAGCCATGGGATCACAATCGGCTGGTTCTGTCTCCTCTTCCTCATACTCAGCcatttcatctttttcgaATCTATTACTTGTCTGGCTACTCGATCCGAAAACCACTTGAGCAAAATAACTGTTGTTGATTTTAGATTTGGTGCTAATGGCGCTCTTGTTTGTCTTTGTTGAGTTTTCGTTTTTGGGCGTAGAATGGTTGCTTTTCGATGGCGGACTGGGTGGTGCGTTATATTGGCCCCATACACTCTCAAtgctaaatataaaatatttaacattAGTAAACATCGTACCAGCAAATAACTTGAAAACCACTTACACTGGCTTGACTCTGCTTGTGATAAGATTCTCTTCTATACCGTCAAACGCATCAACTGTCTCACCTCCGCAACTCCAACCATTATCAATGAAGTATTGCATTTTACATCTAGGGTCCATAAAAGTAGCCGCCATAACGACGGGGGAAGCTTTATCATAGTATGTTGACAGTTTTAATAAACCGGCTGCAGCTCCCTTTACAAGTAACGGATGGTTACTCGGTTCTTGTGAAGTTTCTTCAAGTAGATTCAAGAGTCGGTTGCACATCGGTACAACAAGAGACACCGTAGGATGTTGATTTGCCTCAATATAGGTAGTTACAAGAGTGAACTCctcaagaaatgaaaacatttgtcGGAAGCTAATCCAGTCTTCCTCGCCCAATAAGTTTTTACTGAGCTCTTGATCTTCCGCGATTTTGTCGAAGGCAGGTCTGAGTTTCAATCCACGTTTAAGGAAGAAGTATGTTGAGCTCCAACGCTTTGGGCAATCCAAAACTGGAAGTATATCATCCGGAATTATAGCtccttcaaaacaaaatacttcGTCTTCTTCATATTCTAAATTTTCCAATCCACATTCATTTACGATTGTCTTGAATTTTTGAATGCGTTGCGGGAAGGCTCTTATTTCGACGACAAGATCGCGAAGCTGTAAAACGATAAGCATGAAAgtaagaaattgtttttaaagtaTTTCGATGATTCTATCTCACCTTTTGAAGAAGTGCAAACATTTCTTCAACTGCACATTTTACACAGAGATTTATCACTTGTGTAAAACACCGAAACCAATAATCTTTCTTGAAAGGGCGGGAAGTATTGCTAGACAGGTAAGTAATGTGATCTGCGAACGCTTCACTCGAAGTGGCATCGTCCGTTGTGATAGACAACATCTAGCGGAGGACCGCAATTAGTATGGACATCTGAATCTTATCAGTAATATAATATCCTTACGTTGTCGTTAAGTTGATAAAACGTAACAGTGTCGTAGAAGCTCTCTGCCAAGTTAACACCGGAAAGTTCCCCCATTACATGTTTGAAACCAATGATGATGTTAATAGGTTTGATTCCTTCATTCCATATAGCAACCCCGGTAACCAAAAATGCTACATTATTGGGTGAGATCCACATATCAGTAGTTAGTGCCACACTGGTCTCAGTGAGCCTGTCAATAACTTGCTGTCTTGTTTTCATATATGTTTGCATCATCATATCCTTCAGCGCTGTCCCACTAAGGGGTTTGTACAATGGCTGCAAtgttgaaacaaatttttgaaacaGGGGTTCTTCCCCGAGTGTTAAGGCATGATTGTTGCTCACAACAAACTCGAGGAATGCTTTATGAGCAATATTAACATCACCCTAAAATTTAAACATAATATTTTTAAGAAGAAAGTTACCAAACTATtacaaaagaaatagattTTACCTTAAATGATTTAgtgattttttctttagtattCTGAGTGCTTTGCTTTGACTGAGCTATCACGCTTGGGTGCTGGGGATCCAGAGCTATCATGTTTGGGTGCTTGGAAGCCAGAGCTATCATGGCTGGGTGTTTGGAATGCATGTGTTTTGCCATTGTGCCAGTGCCATTAATGACAAATGTTGTTGGACAGTATTTACACTTGcatgtttttgtgttttcaatCTCATCAAAATGCAACCAAGTccacgatttctttttcttcactcTTGATAATGATGGATTTTCAGCCTCTCC
The nucleotide sequence above comes from Daphnia carinata strain CSIRO-1 chromosome 3, CSIRO_AGI_Dcar_HiC_V3, whole genome shotgun sequence. Encoded proteins:
- the LOC130692850 gene encoding uncharacterized protein LOC130692850, yielding MFSKLQKSKMSKRIISKSSNGQKRSSSTFSSLLSLNTSGEEGDETHLRRGACPSKRPSTYMDQSRGEAENPSLSRVKKKKSWTWLHFDEIENTKTCKCKYCPTTFVINGTGTMAKHMHSKHPAMIALASKHPNMIALDPQHPSVIAQSKQSTQNTKEKITKSFKGDVNIAHKAFLEFVVSNNHALTLGEEPLFQKFVSTLQPLYKPLSGTALKDMMMQTYMKTRQQVIDRLTETSVALTTDMWISPNNVAFLVTGVAIWNEGIKPINIIIGFKHVMGELSGVNLAESFYDTVTFYQLNDNMLSITTDDATSSEAFADHITYLSSNTSRPFKKDYWFRCFTQVINLCVKCAVEEMFALLQKLRDLVVEIRAFPQRIQKFKTIVNECGLENLEYEEDEVFCFEGAIIPDDILPVLDCPKRWSSTYFFLKRGLKLRPAFDKIAEDQELSKNLLGEEDWISFRQMFSFLEEFTLVTTYIEANQHPTVSLVVPMCNRLLNLLEETSQEPSNHPLLVKGAAAGLLKLSTYYDKASPVVMAATFMDPRCKMQYFIDNGWSCGGETVDAFDGIEENLITSRVKPVIESVWGQYNAPPSPPSKSNHSTPKNENSTKTNKSAISTKSKINNSYFAQVVFGSSSQTSNRFEKDEMAEYEEEETEPADCDPMAVFEYWSNRSSRWPRLCAMAKDLLSIPATTAASERTFSAGKDLFDFAGMNLNPEAAEALVCLRSWYRAGLMNDGDHEFIEGKSDSHND
- the LOC130692866 gene encoding coiled-coil domain-containing protein 97-like, encoding MAQHSIDSFSILDRKADTSDGKFEVPSCNPSTSCEDGSSTMGSATEETLPNQASYEFNTSVMLPTLTKCSRINTLSEESKVAQEEIISHVANCSEEVFQRIQHRDEPTLSIQQKKEIVTSLLNSSPSNFLVRFGKFLETSHLNYFHQYHDSYEVSYYLQQLNKESKAQEMSVKNRRFHAMNELIKEGKYFSMNEMRKRNPILFHELIEKYMTSEEKRSLEQDQPKLCNLSTMFMAHIDGDQTCSKRRNEQLANQSAWDEALAHDEEEEDEDIDQNEKEFFRDEFISGMYSSFLQGHDEEFDYSKIDASNHNDIISERDAEERYFDSD